In Actinomycetota bacterium, the sequence CCATGCCCGACTTGAGCATGAGCTGACCGGCGGTCGCCAGGAAGACCGACGTGAGCGTTAGGAGGATCGTCTTAATCGTCACGGCCTTGATCCTATCCGCAGTTGTGCGCCTCAACCATCATGTCGGGCTAACGGTGGAAGGTGACACCTTTTTCCAGCGCAACCAGGATTGAGGCTTTGAGCTTGCTGGCCGGGGTGCCTGCGTCGGTCCACCAACCGCGGAGGATGTCGTAGGTCATGGACTCCTCCTCGACGTAGAGGTTGTTGAGGTCGGTGACCTCCAGCTCGCCGCGGGCCGACGGGGTGAGGGACCCGATCAGGTCGAAAACCCGGTCGTCGTACATGTAGCAGCCGGTCACGATCAGGCCGCTCTTCGGGCTGGGGGGCTTCTCCTCGATCCCGATGATCTTCCCGTCCCTGACCTCGGCGACGCCGAAGCGGAGGGCGTCGTCGAGCGACACCTGCTTGAGCAGGATCTTCGCCCCCTTGCCCTGCTCGGAGAAGCTCTGGACGTACGGGGTCAGGTCGTCCTGAAAGATGTTGTCGCCCAGAACCACCATCACATCGTCGCCCGCGCACATCGGGGCGGCCTGCAGGAGGGCCTCCGCGATCCCCCCGGCGCCCTCCTGGCTCGCGTACCGGATCTTGACCCCGAGCTCGGAACCGTCGCCCAGAAGGCTTTGGAACTGTTCCAGCGACTCGGTGATCGTGACCAGTGTGATGTCGGTGACGCCGGACCCGGCCAGCGAGCGGATGGGGTAGTACACCATCGGCTCGTCGAAGACGTCCAGCATGTGCTTGTTCACAACCCGGGTCACCGGATGGAACCGGGTGCCGTAACCGCCGGCGAGTACAACGCCTTTCAAGACTGCAACTCCTTCACGTATTCGGCGACGGCTGAACGCCACGGCCTGAGGCTAACACCCGCTTCCGCCGCCTTGGAGCAGTCGAGCTCGCTGTTGGCGGGGCGGGGGGCAATCGGACCTGCTTTGCCTGAATAGTACTGTGCCGTGGTCACCGGGCGCACTCTCGTGTCGAGGCCGGCCGCCTCGATGGCCGCCTCGGCAAATCCCGCCCAGGTGACCGCGTCTCCCCCGCCGCTCAGGTTGTAGACACCGGTGCAGCCGGCGGCCGCCAGCGCGGCGGTGCCCCCGGCTAGATCGGGGGCGTAGGTGGGCCGGCCCCGCTGGTCGTCGACCACCGTGAGCTCGTCGTGTTTGGCAGCCGCCCCGACTATCGACCTCACGAAGTTGTGGCCGTCCCCGTAAACCCAGGAGGTGCGGATGATCAGGTAGCGGTTGCCCGACGCCCGGGCGGCGATCTCGGATTGGAGTTTCGTCCGGCCGTAGACCGAGAGAGGCCTGGTTTTATCCAGCTCGGTGTACGGTCCGGCGTCGCCACCGAATACGTAGTCGGACGAGAAGTGGACGAGCAGCGCATCGTGCATCTTGGCCGCCGCTGCCAGGTTCACCACCGCGTCGACGTTGATCATGCGGGCCCGCTCCGGCTCGGCCTCCGCCTTGTCGACCGCGGTGTAGGCGGCGGCGTTGTAGACGACCTCGGGGCGAACCCGGTCGAAAACCCTCTGGACCTGGCCGGTGTCGACTATGTCGAGCTCGCTGCGGTCCAGCACCACCGCGTCCGGGATCAAAGCGGCGAAGGCCCGGCCTACCTGGCCGTTGCCGCCCGTCACCAGAACTCTGGGCACCGGCCGGCCTAGCGGTTGCCGCCGGCCGCAGTCTCCGCCGACGCGAAGGAGAACGGGCTTTCGAAGCCCTCCCAGCCGCTCGCCACGGCGTCCTTGTCGGACACGGTTGCGCCCTCGGCCGGGAGCGGCCACGGGATGGCGAGCGCCGGGTCGTCCCAGCGCAGGCCGGCGTCGTCCGGGGCGGAGTAGTAGTTGGTGACCAGGTAGACCACCTTGGTGTCCGGTTCCAGGGTGCAGAAGCCGTGGGCGAACCCCTTGGGGATGAAGATCTGATTCCCCTCCTCGGCGCTGATCACCTCGCCGGCGTAGGTCCCGTAGAAAGGCGAGCCGGACCTCAGGTCCACGCCGACGTCCCAGATGCTCCCGTGGAGCACCATCACCAGCTTGTCCTGGTCGTAGGGCGGCTTCTGGAAGTGCAGGCCCCGCACGGTCCCGGTCTTGACGGAGAAGGACAGGTTCATCTGGACGAAGTTGAGCTCCAGTCCGACCTCGGCGAGCGCCCGGTTGTTGAAGGACTCGGAGAACGACCCCCGCTCGTCGGCGAAAACGGCGGGCTTCAGGATCTTGATGTCGGGTATGGAGAGCTCCCGGATCTCGGGGGCGCTCAAGCGGGGGCAGCCTTGCCGGCCGGCGCAGCGTCGGCGTAGATCGACTCCGCCTCCGCGATCAGCGACTCCCACCAGTCGCGGTGGTCCCGGAACCAGTTCACGCTCTCGGTGAACTGGGACCAGACGTCGCCCGAGCGCCAGCCGAGGGCCCGGATCTTGGATGAGTCGACCGCGTAGCGGCGGTCGTGATCCGGCCGGTCGTAGCCGGTCATCTGAATCGCATCGGCCGGCAGCTTCAGGTACTCGGCCAGCCATCGGGCCAGGTCCAGGTTGGTGATCTCGGGCTCGTGCACCGGCCCTATGTTGTACGCCTCGCCGTTCTCGCCCTTCTCCAGGACCAGCGCCACCGCCCGGGCGAAGTCCTCGGCGTAGAGCCACTGCCGTATGTACAGACCGTCGCCCCACACGAGCATCGGCTCGTTTCTCAGGCCCCGGGTGACCCAACGGGGGAAGACCTTCTCCGGGAACTGCCACGGACCGAAGGCGTTCGTCGGCCGGACCACGACCACCTCCAGGCGGTCGGCGTAGGAGCGGGCCAGGTCGTCGGCGAGGGCCTTGGACTTGGAGTAGGGGCTGGCGGCGATGCCTACACCCTCGGGTTTGTCCGACTCCTTGAAGGCGCCTTCGAGGGTCGACCCGTAGACCTCGTCGGTCGACACGTGGAGGAAGCGCGGAACCCCGGCGGCCACTGCAGCATCGAGCAGCACCCGGGTCCCCTCGACGTTGGTGCGGTAGAAGCGGTCGGGGTCGTTCTCGCTGCGGGTCACGTGGGACTCGGCGGCGTAGTGGACGATTGCATCGGGCTTCAGGTCGGCGACCAGCGCCTTGATCGGACCCTCGTCGGCGATGTCCAGCCGGACGAAGTTGTAGTCGGGGCTGCCGGCAACGTCGGCCAGGCGGCGCTGGTCGCCGGCGTAGGTCAGGCAGTCGACGTTGGTGACCGAGGTGGACCCGGATTGCAGCTTCAGCCGGACGAAGTGGCTGCCGAGAAAGCCGGCGCCGCCGGTTACGAGAATGTTGGATGTCATCGGGCCTATCCTATGCGACGCTTTTCGAGCGGCCGCCCAGAGAGCGTGCGCTTATTCGTCGCAAGCATGCACCAGGGGTTTGGCCGCGGCAGGGGAAGGCACCGGGGATGGCGTTACCGGAGGCGCCGTGGTCGGCGTGGCGGCCACGGAGGGCCGGGGTCCGGGAGAGCCGGTGGGCGTCGCGATCGTGGCGGGGACCGGGTGGGTGGCGGCGAAGTCCTCTCCGAGCACCACGGCGACCTGGCCGATGGCCTCGATGGTTGCAGGAAGCTCCTTCAGCTCGCCGCCGTAGGTGTTGGCGAGCAGCCGGCCCTGGTCCTGGAAACCCTCGGCGTAGTAGACCGCGGTCAGCGGGTGTGGAACCGTGTTGCCGGTCTCCACCACCTGGAATCCCTTGGCCTTCAAAATCTCTCCTTCGGCAAACGCCAGCTTGGCCACCTCGGTGCCGTTCAGGAGGCTGACCCGGACGTCCTGGGGGTCGATAGCGCTGACGCCGGTGCGCCCGTAGTCGGGCAGCGGCTGCCGCTGGGCAAGGGCGGTGAACAGGGCCTGGCTCTGCTTTTCGTTGGCC encodes:
- a CDS encoding sugar phosphate nucleotidyltransferase, with protein sequence MKGVVLAGGYGTRFHPVTRVVNKHMLDVFDEPMVYYPIRSLAGSGVTDITLVTITESLEQFQSLLGDGSELGVKIRYASQEGAGGIAEALLQAAPMCAGDDVMVVLGDNIFQDDLTPYVQSFSEQGKGAKILLKQVSLDDALRFGVAEVRDGKIIGIEEKPPSPKSGLIVTGCYMYDDRVFDLIGSLTPSARGELEVTDLNNLYVEEESMTYDILRGWWTDAGTPASKLKASILVALEKGVTFHR
- the rfbD gene encoding dTDP-4-dehydrorhamnose reductase, with amino-acid sequence MPRVLVTGGNGQVGRAFAALIPDAVVLDRSELDIVDTGQVQRVFDRVRPEVVYNAAAYTAVDKAEAEPERARMINVDAVVNLAAAAKMHDALLVHFSSDYVFGGDAGPYTELDKTRPLSVYGRTKLQSEIAARASGNRYLIIRTSWVYGDGHNFVRSIVGAAAKHDELTVVDDQRGRPTYAPDLAGGTAALAAAGCTGVYNLSGGGDAVTWAGFAEAAIEAAGLDTRVRPVTTAQYYSGKAGPIAPRPANSELDCSKAAEAGVSLRPWRSAVAEYVKELQS
- the rfbC gene encoding dTDP-4-dehydrorhamnose 3,5-epimerase, which encodes MSAPEIRELSIPDIKILKPAVFADERGSFSESFNNRALAEVGLELNFVQMNLSFSVKTGTVRGLHFQKPPYDQDKLVMVLHGSIWDVGVDLRSGSPFYGTYAGEVISAEEGNQIFIPKGFAHGFCTLEPDTKVVYLVTNYYSAPDDAGLRWDDPALAIPWPLPAEGATVSDKDAVASGWEGFESPFSFASAETAAGGNR
- a CDS encoding NAD-dependent epimerase/dehydratase family protein translates to MTSNILVTGGAGFLGSHFVRLKLQSGSTSVTNVDCLTYAGDQRRLADVAGSPDYNFVRLDIADEGPIKALVADLKPDAIVHYAAESHVTRSENDPDRFYRTNVEGTRVLLDAAVAAGVPRFLHVSTDEVYGSTLEGAFKESDKPEGVGIAASPYSKSKALADDLARSYADRLEVVVVRPTNAFGPWQFPEKVFPRWVTRGLRNEPMLVWGDGLYIRQWLYAEDFARAVALVLEKGENGEAYNIGPVHEPEITNLDLARWLAEYLKLPADAIQMTGYDRPDHDRRYAVDSSKIRALGWRSGDVWSQFTESVNWFRDHRDWWESLIAEAESIYADAAPAGKAAPA